From Oncorhynchus nerka isolate Pitt River linkage group LG1, Oner_Uvic_2.0, whole genome shotgun sequence, the proteins below share one genomic window:
- the LOC115135218 gene encoding ATP-dependent RNA helicase DDX18-like — protein MHHNVGCQSPINATEEEEFHVCECSAAIMADLQMRLLRQKIQKRSVKNKERKLLQKRKQEEDNDDANGLPEECCDERSQVATAISKPQNAEPTNKQQKEKNGPAEVDTEHFVKKKNKRKLNTTEQPGVKKAKKEEEEDVTEEDADQTTDKPTQPLEQGDEGGDDEEGSEDGAEMGEGEKFEDTEEEDEPKLPSGLTGAFEDTSFASLAPLVSENTLKGVKEMGFEHMTEIQHKSIQPLLEGRDILAAAKTGSGKTLAFLIPSIELIYKLKFMPRNGTGVVILSPTRELAMQTYGVMKELMTHHVHTFGLIMGGSNRTAEAQRLANGVNILVATPGRLLDHLQNTAGFMYKNLQCLIIDEADRILEVGFEEELKQIIKLLPKRRQTMLFSATQTRKVEDLARISLKKEPLYVGVDDNKDNATVDGLEQGYVVCPSEKRFMLLFTFLKKNRKKKLMVFFSSCMSVKFHYELLNYIDLPVMAIHGKQKQTKRTTTFFQFCNADSGILLCTDVAARGLDIPEVDWIVQYDPPDDPKEYIHRVGRTARGINGIGHALLILRPEELGFLRFLKQAKVPLSEFEFSWAKISDIQGQLNKLIEKNYYLHKSAQEAYKSYVRAYDSHSLKAIYSVNTLNLPMVAQSFGFTVPPYVDLNVHSKGGLKMTKRGGGGGFGYQKGKPAHKAKIFKHVNKGKGDKRQFSR, from the exons atgcaccataaCGTTGGATGCCAATCACCGATAAACGCCACCGAAGAAGAAGAGTTCCACGTGTGTGAGTGCTCAGCTGCCATCATGGCAGATCTTCAGATGAGGCTTCTTCGGcagaaaatccagaaaagaagCGTAAAGAACAAAGAGCGAAAGCTACTTCAGAAACGGAAACAGGAGGAAGATAATG ACGACGCAAACGGACTTCCAGAGGAGTGTTGTGATGAAAGGAGTCAGGTGGCCACAGCAATATCAAAGCCACAGAATGCCGAACCCACGAATAAGCAGCAAAAAGAGAAGAATGGGCCGGCAGAGGTGGACACAGAACATTTTGTCAAGAAGAAAAATAAAAGAAAGCTCAACACCACTGAACAGCCAG GTGTGAAAAAAgcgaagaaggaggaggaggaggatgtgacaGAGGAGGATGCTGATCAGACCACAGACAAACCCACACAGCCTCTTGAACAGGGAGATGAGGGGGGGGATGATGAAGAGGGAAGTGAGGATGGGGcagagatgggggaaggagagaagttTGAGGATACTGAGGAGGAAGATGAACCAAAGCTCCCATCTGGCTTGACAG GTGCGTTTGAGGACACGTCGTTTGCCTCTCTAGCGCCTCTGGTGAGTGAGAACACTCTAAAGGGTGTGAAGGAGATGGGCTTTGAGCACATGACTGAGATCCAACACAAAAGCATACAGCCCCTATTGGAGGGAAG AGATATCCTGGCTGCTGCTAAGACTGGCAGTGGTAAAACCCTGGCCTTCCTCATCCCTTCCATCGAGCTCATCTACAAACTTAAGTTCATGCCCAGAAATG GTACAGGTGTGGTGATCTTGTCCCCAACGCGCGAGTTGGCCATGCAGACGTACGGCGTGATGAAGGAGCTGATGACCCACCACGTGCACACCTTCGGCCTGATCATGGGCGGCAGCAACCGCACGGCCGAGGCCCAGAGGCTGGCCAATGGCGTCAACATCCTGGTGGCCACGCCCGGCAGACTGCTTGACCACCTCCAG AATACTGCTGGCTTCATGTATAAGAACCTCCAGTGTCTGATTATTGACGAAGCTGATCGTATCCTGGAGGTCGGCTTCGAGGAGGAGCTGAAGCAGATCATCAAACTCCTGCCAA AGCGGAGGCAGACAATGCTGTTCTCGGCCACCCAGACCCGTAAGGTGGAGGACCTGGCCCGTATCTCCCTGAAGAAGGAGCCCCTCTACGTGGGTGTGGACGACAACAAGGACAACGCAACCGTGGACGGCCTGGAGCAG GGCTATGTGGTGTGTCCCTCAGAGAAGCGCTTCATGCTGCTCTTCACCTTCCTGAAGAAGAACCGCAAGAAGAAGCTTATGGTGTTCTTCTCATCCTGCATGTCGGTCAAGTTCCACTACGAGCTGCTCAACTACATTGACCTGCCTGTCATGGCCATCCAC GGGAAGCAAAAGCAGACCAAGCGTACCACCACCTTCTTCCAGTTCTGTAATGCCGACTCAGGCATCCTGCTGTGTACAGATGTGGCGGCCAGAGGCCTGGACATCCCTGAGGTGGACTGGATTGTCCAATATGACCCCCCAGATGACCCCAAG GAATATATCCACAGGGTGGGCAGAACGGCTCGCGGGATCAACGGCATAGGCCATGCCCTCCTAATCCTCAGGCCAGAGGAGCTGGGCTTCCTGCGCTTCCTCAAACAAGCCAAG GTTCCTTTGAGTGAGTTTGAATTCTCTTGGGCAAAGATCTCTGATATCCAGGGTCAG CTGAATAAGCTGATTGAGAAGAACTACTACCTGCACAAGTCAGCCCAGGAGGCCTACAAGTCCTATGTGCGGGCGTACGACTCTCATTCCCTCAAAGCGATCTACAGTGTCAACACGCTCAACCTCCCCATGGTGGCACAGTCTTTCGGCTTTACTGTGCCTCCCTACGTCGACCTCA ACGTTCACAGCAAAGGAGGACTGAAGATGACgaagaggggtggaggtggcGGCTTTGGCTACCAGAAGGGCAAGCCCGCTCACAAAGCCAAAATCTTCAAGCACGTCAACAAAGGCAAGGGGGACAAGAGGCAATTCTCACGCTGA